In Verrucomicrobiota bacterium, the DNA window TGGACATCACCATCGAGTATTGCAGCATGTGAAACTACGAACCGCACGCCGTCGGTCTGGCGGAGAAACTCATGCGGCTCAAACAGGACATCCGCGCGCTCACGCTTGTCCCGTCGGGCGGCGGCGCCTTTGAGGTCAGCGTCAATGGCAAGAACATCTA includes these proteins:
- a CDS encoding SelT/SelW/SelH family protein; amino-acid sequence: MRLKQDIRALTLVPSGGGAFEVSVNGKNIYSKLKTGKFPEPDAIVQAVRAKR